In a genomic window of Methylovirgula sp. 4M-Z18:
- a CDS encoding NAD(P)-dependent oxidoreductase — translation MAAIADLQHQLHLAMEATRNGRPRPTSNVFFGVGPITDGTLGEADARLTRFAFEAWLEQTYRKLDDKGRDVGPFTTAEIGRSMHRGYPADKILQHMMREIHRYFEFPKTNKMAVGLGGGHSGFTVCALHLMSAHDPAQQVYVDTLRPESDAAAGGGFFRQSWGTQLIEMQRFAKGGDETRIHFADVEGHIPAPAELLQKGIKIIVGVGHETTGATTYTDADIDNLLAWLDANPDEHHAMLDATSMLGAMPWAQDKVRQVMAKCCLFMPFQKAIGGISGYFVASFTPQALALVERNQKTPSWAIPRQLKIAAPTDPKKPLSGERTVNVGPIYDPEQDKMLGGVINTYSTLAFAETTFGLLRSEATIGDVTAMNRRSVANRAAINEWVAQHPLFALSVKEPERRGAAVTLLRVNDAGITDAGLHNRIIARSKQILAYEGVTHPNGDYEPGLDVARYVNAFPGTPGDYRCWIGGIRQVEDITALLDNLAYAYSRAKVLVLEEELAAQGITFPASATRNANARMDDPERAYKVLIADLVGMTSDAAGKPDASAVRAHIEAKGGAFHVGGFNGADLAKGTIHFFYEPHLSTESDLLEAAGQGQYDALVAAATFIPKECIFPLGGVRIGAGTGNMGSSSWGGGNGIGGGAPLMNTPSFNSRATAQMAMKALLKVLPDLDVATLHARVTQRDFDTGRHLRDFPTEKLEGKTIAILGYGNIGREVAKLAQAFGMKVKIHAREAHRGWIESEGFTYAATAENAAQGADVLSIHTGLGKLDPTTKRFSNQGFVNAAILNALNDGAVLINYDRGEIVDVAALDAALMSGKIRHAAIDADLFTHPETGAASGPMATYLPLLERHATKLELLPHAAADTDHPSRVEGAKQAVDQIFDVIRFRRVTNLVGDLPEGFANAGARTVSGVGKVRAAQLAALDQQAIAEARGQAETMAAIWGALATVTNEGRRAELIERHGAELMKAINGYKALTDKLGLQGPYG, via the coding sequence ATGGCGGCAATTGCGGATCTGCAACATCAGCTTCATCTGGCGATGGAGGCAACGCGCAACGGCCGGCCGCGCCCCACCAGCAACGTGTTCTTCGGTGTCGGCCCGATCACCGATGGCACGCTGGGAGAGGCCGATGCGCGGCTTACGCGATTCGCTTTCGAGGCCTGGCTGGAGCAGACCTACCGCAAGCTCGACGACAAGGGCCGCGACGTCGGCCCCTTCACCACTGCGGAAATCGGCCGCTCGATGCATCGCGGCTATCCAGCCGATAAAATCCTCCAGCACATGATGCGCGAGATTCATCGCTATTTCGAATTCCCGAAAACCAACAAAATGGCGGTGGGCTTGGGCGGCGGCCACAGCGGCTTCACCGTCTGCGCCCTGCATCTGATGAGTGCGCACGATCCGGCACAGCAAGTCTATGTCGACACATTGCGGCCAGAGTCGGACGCGGCGGCCGGCGGCGGCTTTTTCCGCCAGTCCTGGGGCACGCAACTCATCGAGATGCAGCGTTTCGCCAAGGGCGGCGACGAAACGCGCATTCACTTCGCCGATGTCGAAGGCCATATTCCGGCACCGGCCGAATTGCTGCAAAAAGGCATCAAGATCATCGTCGGCGTCGGCCACGAGACGACCGGCGCGACGACCTATACGGATGCGGATATCGACAATCTGCTCGCCTGGCTCGACGCCAACCCCGACGAGCACCACGCGATGCTCGACGCGACCTCGATGCTCGGCGCCATGCCTTGGGCGCAAGACAAAGTGCGGCAGGTCATGGCGAAATGCTGCCTGTTCATGCCCTTCCAAAAGGCGATCGGCGGCATTTCCGGCTATTTCGTCGCTAGTTTCACGCCGCAGGCGCTCGCGCTTGTCGAGCGCAACCAGAAGACCCCGTCCTGGGCGATCCCGCGCCAGTTGAAAATCGCCGCGCCGACGGACCCGAAAAAGCCGCTCAGCGGCGAGCGCACGGTGAACGTCGGCCCGATCTATGATCCAGAACAGGACAAGATGCTGGGCGGCGTCATCAACACCTATTCGACGCTCGCCTTCGCGGAAACGACCTTCGGCCTTTTGCGCTCGGAGGCGACAATCGGCGATGTGACCGCCATGAACCGCCGCTCGGTCGCGAACCGCGCCGCGATCAACGAATGGGTGGCGCAGCATCCGCTCTTCGCCTTGAGCGTCAAGGAGCCCGAGCGGCGCGGTGCGGCGGTGACGTTGCTGCGTGTGAACGATGCAGGCATCACGGACGCAGGCTTGCACAACCGCATCATCGCGCGCTCGAAACAGATTCTGGCTTACGAGGGGGTGACCCACCCGAACGGCGATTATGAGCCGGGCCTCGATGTCGCGCGCTATGTCAACGCCTTTCCCGGCACGCCCGGAGATTACCGTTGCTGGATCGGCGGCATCCGCCAGGTGGAAGACATCACCGCCTTGCTCGACAATCTTGCGTATGCCTATAGTAGAGCTAAAGTGCTTGTGCTGGAGGAAGAACTCGCCGCGCAAGGTATCACCTTCCCCGCCTCCGCGACACGCAATGCGAACGCGCGCATGGACGATCCGGAGCGCGCCTATAAGGTGCTCATCGCCGATCTCGTCGGCATGACGAGCGATGCCGCTGGCAAGCCCGATGCAAGCGCGGTGCGCGCCCATATCGAGGCGAAGGGCGGTGCGTTTCATGTCGGCGGCTTCAACGGCGCGGATCTTGCGAAAGGCACCATCCACTTCTTCTATGAGCCGCACTTGAGCACCGAGAGCGACTTGCTGGAAGCCGCCGGACAGGGCCAATATGACGCGCTGGTCGCCGCCGCGACTTTTATTCCGAAGGAATGCATCTTTCCGCTCGGCGGCGTGCGCATCGGCGCAGGCACCGGCAATATGGGCTCGAGTTCATGGGGCGGCGGCAACGGCATCGGCGGCGGCGCGCCGCTCATGAACACGCCGAGCTTCAATAGCCGCGCGACCGCGCAAATGGCGATGAAAGCGCTGCTGAAAGTCCTACCAGATCTCGATGTCGCGACGTTGCATGCGCGCGTGACGCAACGCGATTTCGACACGGGCCGCCATCTGCGCGATTTCCCGACCGAGAAGCTCGAAGGCAAGACCATCGCCATTCTCGGCTACGGCAATATCGGCCGCGAGGTCGCGAAACTCGCGCAAGCCTTCGGTATGAAGGTGAAGATCCACGCGCGCGAAGCGCATCGCGGCTGGATCGAATCGGAAGGTTTCACTTATGCCGCAACGGCGGAGAACGCCGCGCAAGGCGCCGACGTTTTGAGCATTCACACCGGCCTCGGCAAGCTCGACCCCACGACGAAGCGTTTCAGTAACCAGGGTTTCGTCAATGCGGCGATTTTGAATGCGCTCAACGACGGCGCGGTGCTGATCAATTACGACCGCGGCGAGATTGTCGATGTCGCGGCTCTCGATGCGGCGCTGATGAGTGGCAAGATCCGCCATGCGGCGATCGATGCCGATCTCTTCACCCATCCCGAAACCGGCGCAGCCTCCGGCCCGATGGCGACCTATCTGCCCCTGCTGGAGCGGCACGCAACCAAGCTCGAATTGCTGCCCCATGCCGCCGCCGACACAGACCATCCCTCGCGCGTCGAGGGCGCGAAACAGGCGGTCGACCAGATCTTCGATGTGATCCGCTTTCGGCGCGTCACCAATCTCGTCGGCGATCTGCCGGAAGGCTTCGCTAACGCCGGCGCGCGCACGGTGAGCGGTGTCGGCAAGGTACGCGCTGCCCAACTCGCCGCGCTCGATCAGCAAGCGATCGCGGAGGCACGCGGCCAGGCCGAAACCATGGCCGCCATCTGGGGCGCCCTCGCCACGGTGACGAACGAAGGACGCCGCGCCGAATTGATCGAGCGCCACGGCGCGGAAC